TTAGAACAGTAAAAGAAAGAGAATGGCAAAAGTAAATCAAGAATTACAAGCAATCCCTAATGAATTTCAAGATAGAAATTCGGATGTAGTCGGGGTTGATTTAGAAAAATTTGGGGGTTTTGGGTTTATCGAAACTGTGGTTGATGGTATGGCAAATATGAATCCAGAACGAAAGGCTCGAAAACAAATTTTTCTTACTGATTCGAGTAAAAAAGAAGAACGCGAGGATTTGTTGAAAAACATTAAACTTTGGTTGGAATTATTGGAGTCTGAAGAGTCTACAGAAGCGCTTATTGAACGATGCAAGAAAAAATCAAATCAAGCAGTAATTAGCTTGAAAAACAATCTAAAACAAGCGTTGAATCAATGCAGACCCTTAGAGGTTAATTATCGAACAATTGCACAGTTTTATAAAAACACTGAGTTAGATAAAGTCGATAATGTACACATTATCAATGCCTCTATGGAACAAGTAACAGATTTAGATAATCCTGTATTCATGAATTACATAGCGGAAGAGTTCAAGCTGTATTACGATCGATTAGATTTACGCGATAATTATTCTTTACTGTCTATCCCCGGATATATGGGATCCAATAGGGTAGTTGATAAATGGGCGAGAATTTGTAATGAAAACAAAGTAATGCTTTTGACAGATTTCGCCAATTTGGATAAACCAGATGATGTGGTAGATTTATTTCACTCGGCTAATTTAACGAGTGCTGACATACACAAAAGTAATGTTATTATGACGTGTAATTGGTTAGTTGGACGCGGACGCGCTGAAGAAGTTGGAGAAGAAGAGGATGTATTCATAGCTCCTTCTACTTCGCTGACAGGAAAAATTCACAAAACACTAATGTCACAAGTGGCAGCTGGGAAAAAGCATGGAGGAATTAACGAAGTTGATGCCGTTAAATTTGAATTGAAAAAGAGTGAGATTTCTCAATTGGAAAAAATGGGACTTGTTCCCATGGTCAATGAGTATGGAAAGATCATGGCATTTTCTGCTAAAACGCTATTTGATGGAGATAATATTGGACTCCAAACGTATTCTGTTGTGCGTGTTTTCGATTATGTTACTAAAGTGTTGTTGGATTTTTTAAATCGCCGTGCTTTTGAAAATTGGAGTGCAAAAAATGAAGATGATTTACGCAAGCAAATTGTCGTTTTCTTAGATGGAATTAAGGGAGCAGATAAGTTGATTGAAAAATTTAAAATCGTGCGTTTTGAGCAAGATAAACACCAAAAAGATCGAGTGTGGTTAGATATTCGATTAACGCCTTATTTTCCTGCTAAAAGCTTTGTAATTAAATTAGATGGCCATAAAGGGGATGACGGAAATGATTGGGAAGCTGAATATGTACAAGAATAAATTGCTGTTTTTGGGCCAGTAGTCTTTTAAAGGGCTGCTGGCTTTTTTGTGTATACAAAAGGAAATCTTCTATTTTTTTGTATGAAGGTTCAAATGGCCTAGCGTTGATTGTATATTTTTCAATAGAGATTCTTTTATTTTTGAAAAACGACGTTGAAAAATAGAAATTTTTGATATTTAAATAAAACTATAATAATTGATGTTTTTTTGATTAAAATAGTTGAATATGTTCTTTTTAACTCTTTTTTTACAGTAAAAACCCTCTTATTTGTAGGAATACGCATAGAATGTGACGCGCTAAAACGATTAGTTTTTAAGTTTGATACAGTAATAATTTAAAACTAATATGTATGGCAGAAAACAATTCAAGAGCCGTTTTAAAATTTAATGGAGGTGATGCACAAAAGGTATTGAACCTTAAATATGGAGTGTCTCGTTCAGTAGACGTTTCAGGTCGTGTCGCATCAGACCCTTCGAATGCATTGATTACTATTACCGTAGAGGCAACAGATAAATCTGATGTCTTAGAAAGTTTACTAAACGGGAAGTACAAGCCAACAACAGGAGAAATTATCTTCAACAAATCCCATGAGGAAGGAACGTTAATCTCCTTGAAATGGACAAATGGTTATGTGATTCAACATCATGTAGATTTTGATGCAATTAATGCAAATGCGATGTACATCACTTTTGTTGTAAGTGCAGAGCAAATTGATTATGGAAATTCAGCGTATCAAGGTACTTGGCCAACGGCTTAATCCTCATGTAAAAGTAGATTAAGTATTGTTTTTCTATAACCCAGAGTGAGTAAGAGTCTAGTTTACAAATCGCTTTCCAAAAGTAAGGTTTACTTAATATTATCGCTTTGTGTACTCGACTTCTGCTTATTCTGGGTTTTTTATAAAGTGAGGCAATCTCTTTCTAGAATCTGCTTTTATTCCAAAGAGAGGTTATCTCTTTTAAATGATATAGAACATTATTTTTTATTAACCATAACCACCGGTTTATTAAACCATTTAGCCTATGACAACTAAAACTTTATTTGATGAACAAGAGCTA
The window above is part of the Myroides odoratus DSM 2801 genome. Proteins encoded here:
- a CDS encoding DUF5458 family protein, producing MAKVNQELQAIPNEFQDRNSDVVGVDLEKFGGFGFIETVVDGMANMNPERKARKQIFLTDSSKKEEREDLLKNIKLWLELLESEESTEALIERCKKKSNQAVISLKNNLKQALNQCRPLEVNYRTIAQFYKNTELDKVDNVHIINASMEQVTDLDNPVFMNYIAEEFKLYYDRLDLRDNYSLLSIPGYMGSNRVVDKWARICNENKVMLLTDFANLDKPDDVVDLFHSANLTSADIHKSNVIMTCNWLVGRGRAEEVGEEEDVFIAPSTSLTGKIHKTLMSQVAAGKKHGGINEVDAVKFELKKSEISQLEKMGLVPMVNEYGKIMAFSAKTLFDGDNIGLQTYSVVRVFDYVTKVLLDFLNRRAFENWSAKNEDDLRKQIVVFLDGIKGADKLIEKFKIVRFEQDKHQKDRVWLDIRLTPYFPAKSFVIKLDGHKGDDGNDWEAEYVQE
- the tssD gene encoding type VI secretion system tube protein TssD; this encodes MAENNSRAVLKFNGGDAQKVLNLKYGVSRSVDVSGRVASDPSNALITITVEATDKSDVLESLLNGKYKPTTGEIIFNKSHEEGTLISLKWTNGYVIQHHVDFDAINANAMYITFVVSAEQIDYGNSAYQGTWPTA